CGAGGGGTACACCCGCACCCACCCGGGCAACATCGGCGTCTGCATCGGCACCTCCGGCCCGGCCGGCACAGACATGATCACCGGCCTCTACTCCGCGACCGGTGACTCGATCCCGATCCTGTGCATCACCGGCCAGGCGCCGACCGCGGTGATCCAGAAGGAGGACTTCCAGGCCGTCGACATCGCCGCGATCGCCGCACCGGTCACCAAGGCCGCCACCACGGTCATGGCGGCCGCGCAGGTCCCGGGTGTCTTCCAGCAGGCCTTCCACCTGATGCGCTCCGGGCGGCCCGGCCCGGTCCTGATCGACCTGCCGGTCGATGTGCAGCTGACGGAGATCGACTTCGACCCCGAGACGTACGAGCCGCTGCCGCCCTTCAAGCCGGCCGCGACCCGCGCCCAGGCCGAGAAGGCCCTCGCGCTCCTGGGCGGGTCGCAGCGGCCGCTGATCGTCGCCGGTGGCGGCATCATCAACGCCGACGCCTCCGAGCTGCTGGTCGAGTTCGCCGAACTGACCGGCATCCCGGTCGTTCCCACCCTGATGGGCTGGGGAATCCTCGCCGACGACCACGAGCTCAACGCCGGGATGGTCGGCCTGCAGACCTCGCACCGCTACGGCAACGCGAACTTCCTGGAGTCCGACTTCGTCCTGGGGATCGGCAACCGCTGGGCCAACCGCCACACCGGCAAGCTCGACGTCTACACCCAGGGCCGGACGTTCGTCCACGTCGACATCGAGCCGACCCAGATCGGCAAGATCTTCGCCCCGGACTACGGCATCGCCTCGGACGCCAAGGCCGCGCTGGAGCTGTTCGTCGAGGTCGCGCGCGAACTCAAGGACGCGGGCGCGCTGCCCGACCGCTCCGACTGGGCCGCCGCCACCCAGGTGCGCAAGGCCCGGTTGCAGCGCCGTACGCACTTCGACGACATCCCGATGAAGCCGCAACGCGTCTACGAGGAGATGAACAAGGCCTTCGGCCCGGAGACCCGCTACGTCACCACCATCGGCCTCTCCCAGATCGCCGGTGCGCAGATGCTGCACGTCTACAAGCCGCGCCACTGGATCAACTGCGGCCAGGCCGGCCCGCTCGGCTGGACCATCCCGGCCGCGCTGGGCGTGGCCACCGCCGACCCAAAGACGCCGGTCGTCGCCCTCTCCGGCGACTACGACTTCCAGTTCATGCTCGAAGAGCTGGCCGTCGGCGCCCAGCACAGGATCCCCTACGTGCATGTCCTGGTGAACAACGCGTACCTGGGCCTGATCCGCCAGGCCCAGCGCAACCTCGACATCAACTTCCAGGTCAACCTGGAGTTCGAGAACATCAACGCCCCCGAGCTGGGCGTCTACGGCGTGGACCACGTCAAGGTCGTCGAGGGCCTGGGCTGCAAGGCCCTCCGCGTCACCGACCCGAGCGAGTTGGGCGCCGCCTTCGAGGAGGCCAAGAAGCTGGCCGCCGAGCACCGCGTCCCGGTCGTGGTCGAGGCGATCCTCGAGCGGATCACCAACATCTCGATGAGCGGCAGCGACCTCGCCAGTGTCCAGGAGTGGGAGGACATCGCCACCGAGCCGGGCCATGCGCCCACCGCGATCAAGCCGCTCAAGGTCTGACGCAAGCAGCTCAAGGTCTGACCCCGCCCGCCGCGCACCGGTGTCATGACCGGCGGCGCCGTGACTGCCGCAGCGCGGTCACGGCGCCGGTCCGCCGTCACGGGCCGAGGACCACCGGGAGGCCGGCCGGCCCGTGCATCAGGCGGGTGTGACGCCACTCCAGTGCGTCCCAACCGTCCACCGCCGGCCGGATTCCCGGGAAACGCGTCAGCAGCACCTCGAAGGCGATGCGGGCCTCGAGGCGGGCCAGCGGCGCACCGAGGCAGTGGTGCGGGCCGTGTCCGAACGAGAGATGACCGCCCGGGCGGTCGGGGCCCGGGATTCCCTCCGGGGAGCGGGGGCGGCGGGGACGGTCCGGAGAGGCGGGAGCGTCCGCGTCCCATGCCTTTGTTGCCTCCGCCGGCTCCGTTCGCTCCGTACGGCGGTGACGGTCGAGGCGTACCTCGTCCGGCGCGACGAACCGTGCGGGATCGCGATTGGCGGCTCCCAGGGACACCAGCACCACCTCTCCCGCGCTGATCCGGGCGCCGCCGAGGTCGAAGGTTTTGGTGGCGAAGCGGAAGGTCGCGAGCGTGATCGGGGAGTCGTAGCGCAGGAATTCCTCGACCGCGGCGGGGAGCAGACCGGGATCGGCCCGGAGACGGGAGCGGAGCGCGTCGTCCTGGAGCAACGCCACCATGCCGTTGCCGATGAGATGGGTGGTGGTCTCGTGACCCGCGACCACCAACAGCACGGCCAGGGAGACGAGTTCGGCTTCGGACAGCCGGTCGGCCTCGTCCCGGGCGGCGATCAGGCCGCTGAGGACGTCGTCCCCCAGGTGTTCGCGCCGGGCCGCGATCAGCCGCGTCATATAGTCGCTGAGGGCGTGCGACGCGCGGTCCACGGCGTCCGGGTCCGCCGCGGCGAACAGGTCATGGGACCAGCGCCGGACCGCCGCACGGTCCGGCTCCGGCACCCCCAGCAGTTCGCTGATCACCGTGATCGGCAGTGGCTCGGCGAACCCCTCGACGAGGTCCGCCTGCCCGCGCGCGGCCAGTGCGTCGGCCAGTTCCTCCGCGATCGCACGGATACGGGGCTCCAGCCGTGCCACCGCCGCCGGAGTGAACGCCTTCATCGCCAGCCTCCGCAGCCGGCCGTGGTCCGGCGGGTCGGTGGCGAGCATGGTGCGGCTCACGGCGGGGGCCAGCCGGCGGTTGCCGGGCCGGTCGGCGAAGTAGCGGGCGGTGTCCTTCGACAGCCGGGCATCCGCCAGCGCCGCTCTGGCCTCCGCCCATCCGGTGACGACCCAGGTCGTACGGCCGTTGTCCGTAGGTACCCGCTGTACCGGGCCGCGCGCCCGCAGGGCGGCGAGCAGCGGATACGGGTCCCGGGAGAACTCGGCTGAGTCCAGGGGGTTGTTCACGGTCGGCCTCATGGTTCCGTCGGGGAGGCCGGTTCCGGGGCGCTGTGGAGCGGTTCCGCGCGGCCCCGGCCACCGGCCGGCCTGGTGAGTGCTTGCAGGGACAAGGATTGCTGCTCATGGCGGCTGCCGAGGTGCGCGACCAGAAAGCCCGGCGCACGCTGGATGCATGTCCGAGCATCCGCCTGTCATCGTGCACCCGCCGACCCCATCGGGTGGCCGGCGGGTGACCGTACGTGGGCAGATCGTGGGCCTGGCCCACGGCCGTGGCGATGTCGCCGAATTCCTCCGCCGCGCGGGTGTCGCCGGTCCGGCCGAGGACATTGCGCTGGACGACCCCCGGCTCGTCGAATGGCGCGGCGGCTCGCTGGACGACTGGCCGATGCCACCGGCCTGACCGGGGCGAAGACCGGGGGACGAGCGGGGCCAGACGCCTTCGCCGGGCTCGAGCACGCCGTCCGAT
This portion of the Streptomyces sp. 2114.4 genome encodes:
- a CDS encoding cytochrome P450 encodes the protein MRPTVNNPLDSAEFSRDPYPLLAALRARGPVQRVPTDNGRTTWVVTGWAEARAALADARLSKDTARYFADRPGNRRLAPAVSRTMLATDPPDHGRLRRLAMKAFTPAAVARLEPRIRAIAEELADALAARGQADLVEGFAEPLPITVISELLGVPEPDRAAVRRWSHDLFAAADPDAVDRASHALSDYMTRLIAARREHLGDDVLSGLIAARDEADRLSEAELVSLAVLLVVAGHETTTHLIGNGMVALLQDDALRSRLRADPGLLPAAVEEFLRYDSPITLATFRFATKTFDLGGARISAGEVVLVSLGAANRDPARFVAPDEVRLDRHRRTERTEPAEATKAWDADAPASPDRPRRPRSPEGIPGPDRPGGHLSFGHGPHHCLGAPLARLEARIAFEVLLTRFPGIRPAVDGWDALEWRHTRLMHGPAGLPVVLGP
- the gcl gene encoding glyoxylate carboligase — translated: MPRMTAARAAVEILKREGVSHAFGVPGAAINPFYAALQGAGGIDHTLARHVEGASHMAEGYTRTHPGNIGVCIGTSGPAGTDMITGLYSATGDSIPILCITGQAPTAVIQKEDFQAVDIAAIAAPVTKAATTVMAAAQVPGVFQQAFHLMRSGRPGPVLIDLPVDVQLTEIDFDPETYEPLPPFKPAATRAQAEKALALLGGSQRPLIVAGGGIINADASELLVEFAELTGIPVVPTLMGWGILADDHELNAGMVGLQTSHRYGNANFLESDFVLGIGNRWANRHTGKLDVYTQGRTFVHVDIEPTQIGKIFAPDYGIASDAKAALELFVEVARELKDAGALPDRSDWAAATQVRKARLQRRTHFDDIPMKPQRVYEEMNKAFGPETRYVTTIGLSQIAGAQMLHVYKPRHWINCGQAGPLGWTIPAALGVATADPKTPVVALSGDYDFQFMLEELAVGAQHRIPYVHVLVNNAYLGLIRQAQRNLDINFQVNLEFENINAPELGVYGVDHVKVVEGLGCKALRVTDPSELGAAFEEAKKLAAEHRVPVVVEAILERITNISMSGSDLASVQEWEDIATEPGHAPTAIKPLKV